The nucleotide sequence AATCACGCTGACACCAAGACCGACGATCGCAACGCCCGCCACCGCCAGCGCATTCGCGCTTCCGGTGCCCGCGAGGTGTTGTTCCAGTTGCCGGAAGAGACACTTGCACTCATCGACGACATCAAGAAACGCCAGCGCCTGCCAAGCCGCAGTCAGGCGCTCCTGCAACTCATT is from Acidiphilium multivorum AIU301 and encodes:
- a CDS encoding ribbon-helix-helix protein, CopG family — translated: MNHADTKTDDRNARHRQRIRASGAREVLFQLPEETLALIDDIKKRQRLPSRSQALLQLIERGKEAIQKSA